From a region of the Helianthus annuus cultivar XRQ/B chromosome 5, HanXRQr2.0-SUNRISE, whole genome shotgun sequence genome:
- the LOC110942386 gene encoding probable pectin methyltransferase QUA2 — protein MSRPLHRGFSGGGRLSENIQDFLEDSQMKFKPEKEDLDKNRLSSDVMSSWNPFQSVVSIISPSKQSVPEKCYIVPDPYSPLSSRKRYKLTLFLLKLSLFVIVILALTGSFWWTISLTTTSRTTHTFRGYRRLQEQLVSDLWDIGELSLGSSRIKESEFCSLESENYIPCFNITENLELGLTEGQEQDRHCGPTSKQNCLVLAPSGFKIPHRWPTGRDVIWIDNVKINAQEVLSSGSLTKRMMLLDEDQISFSFASSMVDDSIEDYSHQIAEMIGLRNESYLVQAGVRTVLDIGCGFGSLGAHLFQKQLLTMCIANYESSGSQVEITLERGLPAMVASFAAKKLPFPSLSFDMVHSAWDGIAWNHKDGIHLIEVDRVLRPGGYFVWTSPIANTRASVKNKDNLKKWDFVRNFAKNLCWELLSQQDNTVVWKKPSDKDCYTSKSQGSGPYVCKAGHDVESPYYHPLEACIGGTHSRRWIPIEKRPKWPSRAALNPKELAVHGVLFDDLTEDDFNWKSAVRNYWSLLSPLIFSDHPKRPGIEDPVPPYNMVRNVLDMNAHFGGFNSALLEAGKSVWVMNVVPTSGPNNLPLILDRGFLGVLHDWCEAFPTYPRTYDLVHAEGLLSLETAKQRRCSIVDVFFEIDRLLRPEGWVILRDMTSLIETARTIAARLKWEARVIEIESNSDEKLLVCQKPLIKRRSYPS, from the exons ATGTCAAGGCCACTTCATAGAGGTTTTTCAGGTGGGGGGAGGCTTTCAGAGAACATTCAAGATTTCTTAGAAGATTCTCAGATGAAAtttaaaccagaaaaagaagatTTGGATAAAAACAGATTATCTTCTGATGTTATGTCTTCATGGAATCCATTTCAATCTGTAGTTTCAATCATTTCACCATCCAAACAAAGCGTTCCCGAAAAATGTTACATCGTTCCCGATCCGTACAGCCCTCTATCGTCGAGAAAACGCTATAAACTAACTTTATTTTTGCTCAAGTTAAGTTTATTCGTAATCGTAATTCTTGCACTTACGGGGTCGTTTTGGTGGACGATATCGCTCACAACGACTTCTAGAACAACTCACACGTTTCGTGGATACAGACGGCTTCAAGAGCAACTAGTTTCGGATTTATGGGACATTGGGGAACTCTCACTTGGTTCTTCTAGAATAAAAGAATCCGAATTTTGTTCTTTAGAGTCCGAAAATTACATACCTTGTTTCAACATAACCGAAAATCTTGAATTGGGTTTGACCGAAGGTCAAGAACAAGACCGCCATTGCGGGCCCACTTCGAAACAGAATTGTTTGGTTCTTGCTCCGTCTGGATTCAAGATTCCGCATAGATGGCCTACCGGAAGAGACGTTATATGGatcgataacgttaaaattaacGCACAAGAGGTACTTTCGTCAGGAAGTTTGACAAAAAG GATGATGTTGTTAGATGAAGATCAGATTTCGTTTAGTTTTGCATCTTCTATGGTTGATGATAGTATAGAAGACTATTCCCATCAAATTGCCGAAATGATCGGTTTAAGAAACGAATCTTACCTTGTTCAAGCCGGA GTGAGAACGGTATTGGATATAGGTTGCGGTTTCGGTAGCTTAGGGGCGCACTTATTTCAAAAGCAACTTTTGACTATGTGTATAGCAAACTACGAGTCTTCAGGGAGTCAAGTCGAGATAACTCTTGAAAGAGGTCTTCCCGCAATGGTTGCTTCGTTTGCCGCAAAAAAGTTACCGTTCCCGTCACTTTCTTTCGACATGGTACATAGCGCGTGGGACGGGATTGCGTGGAATCACAAAG ATGGTATACATTTGATTGAAGTTGATCGAGTTCTTAGGCCTGGTGGATACTTTGTTTGGACCTCACCGATCGCAAACACACGGGCTTCCGTTAAAAACAAAGATAACTTAAAAAAATGGGATTTCGTGCGTAATTTCGCCAAAAATCTCTGCTGGGAGTTATTGTCACAACAAGACAATACGGTTGTATGGAAGAAGCCTAGCGATAAAGATTGTTATACATCCAA GAGTCAAGGTTCGGGTCCATACGTTTGCAAAGCGGGCCATGATGTTGAATCCCCGTATTATCATCCGTTAGAGGCATGCATTGGAGGAACTCATAGTCGTCGTTGGATTCCAATTGAGAAAAGACCAAAATGGCCTTCTAGAGCCGCATTGAACCCCAAGGAACTCGCGGTTCatg GTGTACTTTTTGACGACCTTACTGAAGACGATTTTAACTGGAAATCAGCAGTCAGAAACTACTGGTCTCTGCTCTCCCCGCTTATATTTTCAGACCACCCAAAACGACCCGGAATCGAGGACCCGGTTCCACCGTATAACATGGTCCGAAACGTTTTGGACATGAACGCTCATTTTGGTGGTTTTAATTCCGCCTTATTGGAAGCTGGGAAATCCGTATGGGTCATGAATGTGGTCCCCACCAGTGGGCCCAACAACCTTCCACTTATCCTAGACCGCGGGTTTCTTGGTGTGTTGCATGATTG GTGTGAGGCGTTTCCGACATATCCTAGAACTTATGACTTGGTTCATGCCGAAGGCCTTTTATCGCTTGAAACCGCAAAGCAACGTCGGTGCAGTATAGTGGATGTGTTCTTTGAGATAGACCGGTTACTACGCCCCGAG GGTTGGGTGATATTACGTGACATGACGTCTCTAATAGAAACAGCAAGAACAATCGCCGCAAGATTAAAATGGGAAGCACGAGTCATAGAAATTGAGAGCAATAGCGATGAAAAGCTCCTCGTTTGCCAGAAACCTTTGATAAAAAGACGATCATACCCTTCctga